Proteins encoded together in one Musa acuminata AAA Group cultivar baxijiao chromosome BXJ3-6, Cavendish_Baxijiao_AAA, whole genome shotgun sequence window:
- the LOC103973022 gene encoding NADH-ubiquinone oxidoreductase chain 1 — MAFVQRRKGPDVVGLFGLLQPLADGFKLILKEPISPSSANFSLFRMAPVATFTLSLVARAVVPFSYGMVLSDPNIGLLYLFAISSLGVYGIIIAGWSSNIGSGRSVAYDRRTNWSNMGLCRRC; from the coding sequence ATGGCTTTTGTGCAACGTCGAAAGGGTCCTGATGTAGTAGGATTGTTCGGATTGTTACAACCTCTAGCGGATGGTTTCAAATTGATTCTCAAAGAACCTATTTCACCAAGTAGTGCTAATTTCTCCCTTTTTCGAATGGCTCCAGTAGCTACATTTACGTTAAGTCTGGTCGCTCGGGCCGTTGTACCTTTTTCTTATGGTATGGTATTGTCAGATCCGAACATAGGGCTACTTTATTTGTTTGCCATATCTTCGCTAGGTGTTTATGGAATTATTATAGCTGGTTGGTCTAGTAATATAGGGAGCGGCCGTTCGGTCGCCTATGATAGACGGACCAATTGGTCAAATATGGGTTTGTGCCGCAGGTGTTGA